Proteins encoded by one window of Arachis hypogaea cultivar Tifrunner chromosome 1, arahy.Tifrunner.gnm2.J5K5, whole genome shotgun sequence:
- the LOC112695311 gene encoding L-type lectin-domain containing receptor kinase S.1, producing MDTLQFFLFIFQLLLCLNPISAVDFLFNSFTGATNTTNVTLIADALVDSSVVRMTNDSNQYSFGRAFYTKKVTIKKPFPSSSSSSSNFSSFSASFVFSILPQIPTSPGFGLAFVLCNTTSPPGALASQYFGLFTNATSPPLFPLLAVEFDTGQNPEFGDPDDNHLGIDLNNIVSKKTQPAGYYNSTGGFVPLRMRTGQNVHAWIDFDGETMQINVTVAPVGLPRPKKPTLSYTDPEMANYLSSDMFVGFSASKTNWIEEQRVLAWSFSTLGSARDINTTNLPVFQPTTSSSSLSGGAIAGIVLGCVAFVAIFVSICYLWWRKKMKEEEEEIEDWELEYWPHRFSYDELRTATGEFRRENLLGSGGFGRVYRGMLQNKTEVAVKCVNHDSKQGVREFMAEISSMGRLQHKNLVQMRGWCRKGNELMLVYDFMPNGSLNKWVFDNPPKLLEWGRRRRVLVDVAEGLNYLHHGWDQVVIHRDIKSSNILLDSDMRGRLGDFGLAKLYQQGEVPNTTRVVGTLGYLAPELATVAVPTSASDVYSFGVVLLEVACGRRPIETSAAEEEVVLIDWVKELYASGRMCEAADPRIEGEYEVGDMEMVLKLGLACCHPEPQRRPTMKEVVAVLVGDNVAEEPGKVLSDLVRGDGGGLEKEEETTALQGNLPD from the exons ATGGACACCCTCCAATTTTTCCTCTTCATATTCCAGCTTTTACTCTGCCTCAACCCAATCTCCGCGGTGGACTTCCTCTTCAACTCCTTCACCGGCGCCACCAACACCACCAACGTGACCCTCATCGCCGACGCGCTCGTAGACTCCTCCGTCGTCCGCATGACCAACGACTCCAACCAATACTCCTTCGGCAGAGCCTTCTACACTAAAAAAGTCACCATCAAGAAAcccttcccttcttcttcttcttcttcaagcaactTCTCTTCCTTCTCGGCCTCCTTCGTCTTCTCCATCTTGCCGCAGATCCCGACGAGTCCCGGATTTGGCCTCGCTTTCGTTCTCTGCAACACAACCTCCCCTCCCGGCGCACTCGCCAGCCAGTACTTCGGTCTCTTCACCAACGCCACCTCACCTCCCCTGTTCCCGCTCCTCGCCGTCGAGTTTGACACAGGCCAGAACCCTGAGTTCGGCGACCCCGACGACAACCACCTCGGCATCGACCTCAACAACATCGTTTCCAAGAAAACTCAGCCCGCAGGGTACTACAACTCCACCGGAGGATTCGTCCCCCTCCGAATGCGAACGGGACAGAACGTTCACGCTTGGATCGATTTCGACGGCGAGACTATGCAGATCAACGTCACCGTCGCTCCGGTGGGGCTTCCCCGCCCGAAGAAACCAACTCTCTCGTACACAGACCCGGAAATGGCGAACTACTTGTCTTCTGATATGTTCGTTGGGTTCTCTGCTTCGAAAACCAATTGGATCGAGGAACAGAGAGTACTCGCATGGAGTTTCAGCACTTTAGGTTCCGCAAGAGACATAAATACAACTAATTTACCAGTTTTCCAGCCTACAacctcctcttcctctctctccggCGGCGCAATCGCCGGAATCGTTCTTGGCTGCGTCGCTTTCGTGGCAATCTTTGTCTCGATCTGTTACCTGTGGTGGCGAAAGAAgatgaaggaggaagaagaagagatcgAGGATTGGGAACTGGAGTACTGGCCCCACAGATTCTCCTACGACGAACTCAGAACCGCAACGGGAGAATTCAGGAGGGAGAACCTTCTAGGCTCCGGCGGGTTCGGAAGAGTATACAGAGGAATGCTTCAGAACAAAACAGAGGTTGCCGTGAAATGCGTCAACCACGACTCAAAGCAAGGCGTGAGGGAATTCATGGCGGAAATTTCAAGCATGGGGAGGCTGCAGCACAAGAACTTGGTCCAAATGAGAGGGTGGTGCAGAAAAGGAAACGAGCTTATGCTGGTTTATGACTTCATGCCCAACGGGAGCCTCAACAAGTGGGTGTTTGACAACCCGCCGAAGCTTCTAGAATGGGGGAGGAGGCGAAGGGTGCTCGTCGACGTGGCGGAGGGGCTCAACTACCTTCACCACGGGTGGGACCAG GTTGTTATTCACAGGGATATTAAGTCTAGTAATATCTTGCTAGACTCTGACATGAGGGGGAGGCTTGGGGACTTTGGTTTGGCGAAGCTATACCAGCAGGGGGAGGTTCCCAACACCACGCGTGTCGTTGGCACATTGGGGTACCTCGCGCCAGAGTTGGCTACTGTGGCGGTGCCAACTTCGGCGAGTGATGTTTATAGTTTTGGAGTGGTGCTTTTGGAGGTGGCATGTGGGAGGAGGCCGATTGAGACGTCGGCGGCGGAAGAGGAGGTGGTGCTAATTGACTGGGTGAAGGAGCTGTACGCCAGTGGGAGGATGTGTGAGGCTGCGGACCCGAGGATTGAAGGGGAGTATGAGGTTGGGGACATGGAGATGGTGCTCAAGCTTGGGTTGGCTTGTTGCCACCCTGAGCCTCAGAGGAGGCCAACGATGAAGGAGGTGGTTGCAGTGCTTGTGGGGGACAATGTTGCGGAGGAGCCGGGGAAAGTGTTGTCTGATTTGGTGCGTGGCGACGGTGGTGGTctggagaaagaggaggagaccACGGCTTTACAGGGAAACCTTCCGGATTGA
- the LOC112741017 gene encoding uncharacterized protein, translating into MKLGETSDKGRREKKAGYGRRKWKGVSPCGCPLTLLPHEIWERIAARVASASIQDLFHMQATCKVFLDAARSSAVYKVASIAELPVAFGYDFEERPEDGFLYRSVRVGNSAAIFRVGMREFCWMGRHVAGVDTLLEAADTGDVQASYMCAIPLLTPGVGDEVDASRVVELYANVLDAGKIEMCRELFGHLFANPLIGVHPSDPRKPVVCQSSICPTRGTMGAANDLSSVSCVHCLAELEVLHFFSLFTFR; encoded by the coding sequence ATGAAATTGGGTGAAACCTCCGACAAAGGCAGAAGGGAAAAGAAGGCCGGATATGGTAGAAGGAAATGGAAAGGGGTGTCCCCATGCGGCTGTCCGCTGACTCTTTTGCCTCACGAGATATGGGAGAGAATTGCAGCAAGGGTTGCGTCGGCCTCGATCCAAGATCTGTTTCACATGCAGGCGACCTGCAAGGTGTTTTTGGACGCAGCTCGCTCATCTGCGGTGTACAAGGTGGCCTCCATAGCGGAGCTACCCGTCGCGTTTGGTTATGACTTCGAGGAGCGTCCTGAGGATGGGTTCCTTTATAGAAGCGTGCGCGTAGGAAATTCGGCCGCTATATTCCGTGTAGGGATGAGAGAATTCTGCTGGATGGGCCGACACGTCGCTGGGGTCGACACCTTGCTTGAGGCCGCCGATACGGGAGACGTCCAAGCCTCCTACATGTGTGCGATACCGCTACTGACGCCAGGTGTTGGGGACGAGGTGGACGCTAGCAGGGTGGTTGAATTGTATGCCAACGTACTGGATGCTGGAAAAATTGAAATGTGCAGAGAACTCTTCGGGCACTTGTTCGCAAATCCGCTGATTGGGGTGCACCCGTCAGATCCAAGGAAGCCCGTCGTCTGTCAGTCAAGCATCTGCCCAACCCGCGGGACCATGGGTGCCGCCAATGATTTGTCGAGTGTGTCGTGCGTCCACTGCCTTGCCGAGCTCGAGGTGTTGCATTTCTTTAGTCTGTTTACTTTCAGATGA